A section of the Oncorhynchus gorbuscha isolate QuinsamMale2020 ecotype Even-year linkage group LG06, OgorEven_v1.0, whole genome shotgun sequence genome encodes:
- the cts12 gene encoding procathepsin L, producing MKTRQPNFPSVQWASLMGRAVLLSLLLSDPLHVASDSDEEVQEPSEWQTWKRSNGVSYDEKRDDIERKAIWDDNMRVIDENNNSFLRGTKMFTMAMNKYGDLTRHEYKRLQGAMINSKIKKRGKNASARKLRASAQKLGSVTIDYRAMGYVTEVKDQGYCGSCWAFSTTGAIEGQMFKRTGQLVSLSEQNLVDCSKPYGTYGCSGAWMANAYNYVVQNGLQSTDTYPYTSVDTQPCFYDSIQSVASITDYRFIPSGDEQALADAVATIGPITIAVDADHPSFMFYSSGIYEEPICNPNNLSHAVLLVGYGSEGGQDYWIIKNSWGTAWGEGGYMRMIRNGSNACGIASYALYPIL from the exons ATGAAGACAAGACAGCCCAACTTTCCATCAG TCCAATGGGCCAGCCTCATGGGGAGAgctgtgctgctctctctcctcctgtctgatccTCTCCACGTGGCGTCAGACTCAGACGAGGAGGTGCAAGAGCCATCAGAGTGGCAAACATGGAAGAGGAGCAACGGTGTTTCCTACGACGAGAAG CGGGATGACATTGAGAGGAAGGCCATATGGGACGACAACATGAGAGTGATTGATGAGAATAATAACAGTTTTCTCAGAGGGACAAAGATGTTTACCATGGCCATGAATAAATATGGGGACCTG ACAAGGCACGAATACAAGCGTTTGCAAGGTGCCATGATAAATAGCAAAATAAAGAAAAGAGGGAAGAATGCATCAGCTCGAAAGCTCCGTGCCAGTGCTCAGAAGTTAGGGTCTGTTACCATTGACTACAGAGCCATGGGCTATGTCACTGAGGTCAAAGACCAG GGCTATTGTGGCTCCTGCTGGGCCTTTAGCACTACGGGTGCCATCGAGGGACAAATGTTCAAGAGGACAGGTCAACTGGTGTCCTTGAGTGAGCAGAACCTTGTGGACTGCTCCAAGCCCTACGGCACATATGGCTGCAGTGGGGCCTGGATGGCTAATGCCTATAATTATGTGGTTCAGAATGGGCTTCAGTCCACAGACACCTACCCCTACACATCAGTG GACACCCAACCCTGTTTCTACGACAGCATTCAGTCAGTTGCCAGCATCACTGATTACAGGTTCATACCCTCTGGAGATGAGCAGGCCCTGGCTGACGCTGTGGCAACCATTGGCCCAATCACCATCGCTGTGGATGCAGATCACCCAAGCTTCATGTTCTACAGTTCAG GAATATATGAGGAGccaatctgtaaccccaacaacCTCAGTCATGCGGTGCTGCTGGTTGGCTATGGCTCTGAAGGGGGGCAAGACTATTGGATAATCAAAAACAG CTGGGGTACTGCATGGGGAGAGGGTGGCTACATGCGAATGATCCGGAATGGCAGTAACGCTTGTGGCATCGCAAGCTACGCTCTGTATCCTATTTTATGA